A window of Maioricimonas rarisocia genomic DNA:
TGTGCCACTCGTCGTTGATGAGGACCACGGGGAAGGCATTCATGGGGCGGGGGGCTTCCAGGGCGGAATCGGCCAGTTCGGCGATCATGCCGAGGCCCTCGTCATCGTCCGACCCGGCAATCAACAACGTATCCCGGTTGGGCACCAGTGCCACGGGGGCTCCCCGGACGTCCAGCTGGTGGATCAGGTCGAGCATCAGCAGTCGCGAGGCGTCGTAGGCATCGCCTGTCGCGGTCGCGAACACCGAGCTGCCGAGCTGTGCCACCCGCACGTCCACCTCGGCCAGGTTCCGGCGGGCCGCCTCCATCGCTTCGTAGTAGGTCACGCCCCAGCTCTCGAGCTGTTCGGCACTGACCGACTGCATGGACTCGGGCAGGTCGTAGACGAGGGCGGCACAGAGGTGTTCGCCGATCAGCTCGTGGGGAATCGACGGTCCTTCGTGCCCTTCCAGCTGGCTCTGCAGGCGCAACAGTTCGATGTAGGCCCGCGAGCGGACGATCGGCCGCAGATCGTGGCGGGCGTCTTCGAAATCCGAGGGGACTTCCTTCAGGTAGGTGAGCAGGCCACGGACGATGTGCTTGAGATGCTGCGAGCGTTCCTTGCGGGGAAGCTGCTGGTGCTCTGCAAAGAAGTTCGTGAGGTTGGCGACGCCCGCGTTCTCGCCATCCTCGTAGAAACGCAGCTGGAAGTTCTCGCGGTCGAACTGGACGGTCCGGGGATCCCCGGCCGATCGGAGCAGGTCGATCACCTGCCGGGCGAATCGTTCAGGCGTCGGCGGGCCGAAGAAGCGATCGAGCAGTCCCATGATTCGCCAATTCCGCTGGTTTCTCGTAACGTGTTATCGAAGGCCTATTCTCAGTCTCTGCGGCATGGGACACAACCGCAAACAGGAAGGGCGAAACCGTTCATGATGGCGAACCTGATGACGAAACGCGGATGCCGATCACTCCGGACGGGACGACTCGTGCTGGCGTGGTTCACATGTCTCTGCGGGGCCACAATCGCGGAGGCCGCCGAACCGGCTCCTGTCGAGATCGTGGCGGGCCCGCATGACCGGGATGACAGCCTGGTGATCGGGCGGCTTCCCTCGAAGCAGCGGCTGGTTGGACTGACCGTCGCGAAACCTTCGGAGCCGCTCGTCGCCCAGCGGATTCCCGATTCGGACCAGTACGCCTGGCGACTCCAGCGCCCCTTGTCCGCGGGAGAGACGCGGCAGTATCGCGTGACCGACCTGGGTCAGATCGAACTGCCGGACGTCACGATTGACGAAGATGACGAAGCGATTGTTGTGCGGATCGGCGAGCGAACCGTGCTGCAGTACAACGTCGCAACCGTGCAGCCGCCGGCCGATCTCGACCCGGTCTATGCCCGCAGCGGGTTCATTCATCCGCTTCAGTCGCCTGCCGGCCGCGTGGTGACGGCAGGGTTCCCGAAGGACCATGCGCATCAGCACGGCATCTTCTCGGCGTGGGTACGAACGGAGTTCGAAGGCCGCACGCTCGACTTCTGGAACCAGCGTGACCGGACCGGACACGTGCGGCACCTCAGCGTGGATCGCGTCGAAACCGGGCCGGTCTTCGCCCAGTTCGACGTTTCGCTCGAGCACTCCGACCGAAGCGACCCGGAACAGCCTCGGCCAGTACTGAAGGAAACGTGGACGGTTCGCGTCTACCACTCCGCCGAACCGTTTCTGTTCGACATCGTTTCGACGCAGACCTGTATCGCCGATTCGCCGCTGCATGTGCAGGAGTATCACTACGGCGGAATGGCGTTCCGCGGGACGACGCAGTGGCTCGACCGGCCGGACGCGGGATTCCTCACCAGTGACGGGCATGATCGTCAGGCGGGGAATCACACGCGGCCGAAGTGGGTCGCCGCATCGGGACCGGTCGACGGAGCCCACTGCACACTGGCGGTCCTCGATCACCCTGCGAACTTCCGCTTTCCCCAACCGGTCCGTCTGCACCCCAGCAAGCCGTACTTCGTGTTCACGCCGCCGTCCCTGGGAGCCTTCGCTCTGTCGCCGGGACAACCGTATGTGTCCCGATATCGCTATGTCGTGCACGATGGACCGCCAGCAGCCGACGACTACGATCGAATGTGGACCGACTATGGTGCACCTCTGATTGTCCGTCCGGTTGCCGGGACACCGCAGGAGTGATCCCGCCTGCGATGCGGGCGCCAGCGTGAGAGCGAAAGATCGACGATGAGCGAAGCTCCAGGCAAGTCGCGGCGTCTGCTTTGGGCAGGACTGCTGGTGGTTCTGGTCGCCGTTGTCGCCGTCGCCGCGACGACGGTGGCATCCTGGCGACGGCCGCAACTGGGAGCGGTGGAGGGCCGGCTGCGTCCATGTCCCGATTCACCGAACTGCGTGAGCAGCTTCGAAGACCGGCCGTCCCACCGGACTGAGCCGTTCGAGGTGCATGGTGACCCGAAGACAGCGGTGTCGCGGCTCGTGCGACAGATCGATGCGATGCCCGGCACGAACGTCGTCGAAGTAACCGACGACTACGCCCACATCGAGTTCGTGACGCCAGTGCTGCGATACGTCGACGATGTCGAACTGCTGCACGATGGCGCATCTGAGCAGATTCACGTGCGGTCGGCATCGCGGGTCGGGCGGTCCGACCTGGGGGCGAATCGTCGCCGGGTCGAAATCATCCGGTCGCAATGGAAGGAATCGCTGGAAGCGGCGGCTGTCGATTGAGCGCGCGGAAGTGCGCAAGAAAAAAGCCGGGAGAGGGGATTTCCCGGCAGGCGACAGATTGATGCGTGCGTTCGGATCAGCGGGATTGCGACGAATTCGTCGCCTCGCCGACGTCACTGTGAATCACGCGACTCGGCCGCTTTTTGATCTCGCTGTAATGTTCCGCGATTTCGGCTCGAAGGAATTCGCCGCAATCTCTGCATCGCACGCAGTTTTGCGGAACGTTCGTCCCACAGCTGGGGCAGGTTGTCTGCTCCACCCGGACCATGATCACCTCACAACAATTGAAACGGAAATAACAAATAACAGGAAAAGGCCGCTTGCGGCCGGAAAACGCGCAATCACTCAAGGGAGTTCGGCACATCGCGCGCCACATCGATTCGAATTCCCGAAGTGGCGAATCCTTCGGCATATCCGGCGCGACATCGATGCGGCGCTACAATGTCTGTGACCGTGCCAGAACGACTGCTGCGATCTGCCCGGGCCACCTGACCCGTTTCGCATCACATTGGCATCGAACCGGGACAGGCCTGCACGCCACCGAACTGAGAAGGCACTGAAGTGAACACGCCCTCGCACCTGCTGATGACCGCTGCGGCGGCGAAACGGTGGGGGACGTCGAACGTGCCCCGACTGGCGGTCTGGCTGGGGGCCGTCGCTCCCGATCTGCCGCTCTACCTGCTCACCTTTGGAGGGCTCTGGTTCTTTCACAAGTGGCAGGGTTGGACGCTGGAGGCGTCGGCCCGGCACATCTTCGACACTTTGTACTTCTCCGACCCGGGATGGATCGCCTGCCATAACCTGCTGCATTCGCCCACGAGCCTGGCCATGGGGCTGGTGGTCGCCAAACTGGCGTGGCGGCGGTGGCCACGTACAGCCCGCTGGTGCACATGGTTTCTGGCGGCGTGTGCCCTGCATGCGGCGGTCGACATCGTCACACACCACGACGACGGGCCGCTCCTGTTCTGGCCGATCGACTGGTCAACGCGATTCGCCAGTCCGGTCAGCTACTGGGATCAGCGGCACTTCGGTCGGGAGTTCTTCCGCATGGAACTCCTTCTCGACCTTCTGCTGTTTGTCTATCTGATCTGGCCACTACGGGGACGCACCGATGCGCGGCGCGAGCCGGTGTGAATAACATGGATTGTGAGGAATAAACGAAGCGGCACACTCGCCGTACCGCGGTTCGAACGGAAGTATCCCGGGACAGCGCGTTCGCATCATGAACATTCTGATGCTGACAAATGTTTACACTCCGCTGGTTGGCGGGGTGACTCGAAGCATCCAGACCTTCTCGCAGGGACTCAGGGAGCGGGGACACCGCGTCCTGATCGTGGCACCGCTGGCCAAGGGGCAGCCGGACCCGGACGACGAGGTGGACGTCATCCGCTATCCGGCCATTCCGGAGTTCTACCTGCACAAGTACTCGCTGCCGCTCCCCATTCCCGGGTTCCTGATGACCCAGCTTGCCGACTTCCATCCGGATGTCATTCATTCCCATCACCCGTTTCTTCTGGGGCAGTCGGCCCAGAGGGGGGCGGCGTTGTGGAACGTCCCGCTCGTCTACACTCATCACACGCTCTACGAGAAGTACATCGGGGAAGAGACGGAGTACCAGAAGCGACTCGCCACCGTCGTCTCGGAACTCATCAGTGCCTATCTGATGGTCTGTGACGGCGTCATCGCTCCCAGCCACAGTATGGCCGAGCGACTGGCCGGCCAGGTGCATTGCCCCCTCGAAGTCATCCCCACCGGAGTCAGTCTCGAGAAGTACGGATCCGGGGACGGTGCGGCGGTACGCCGCCGGCACGGGATTCCGCCGGGAGCGTTTGTTGTGGGACACCTCGGACGGCTGTCACCAGAGAAGAACTGTCCCTTCCTGGCCGAA
This region includes:
- a CDS encoding metal-dependent hydrolase; this translates as MNTPSHLLMTAAAAKRWGTSNVPRLAVWLGAVAPDLPLYLLTFGGLWFFHKWQGWTLEASARHIFDTLYFSDPGWIACHNLLHSPTSLAMGLVVAKLAWRRWPRTARWCTWFLAACALHAAVDIVTHHDDGPLLFWPIDWSTRFASPVSYWDQRHFGREFFRMELLLDLLLFVYLIWPLRGRTDARREPV
- a CDS encoding glycosyltransferase, coding for MLTNVYTPLVGGVTRSIQTFSQGLRERGHRVLIVAPLAKGQPDPDDEVDVIRYPAIPEFYLHKYSLPLPIPGFLMTQLADFHPDVIHSHHPFLLGQSAQRGAALWNVPLVYTHHTLYEKYIGEETEYQKRLATVVSELISAYLMVCDGVIAPSHSMAERLAGQVHCPLEVIPTGVSLEKYGSGDGAAVRRRHGIPPGAFVVGHLGRLSPEKNCPFLAEAVFTFLQRHPQARFLLVGDGESREVFEEAAERFGCSDRLHLTGLLEGQDVADAYRAMNVFAFASHSETQGMVLAEAMAAGLPVVGVDASGVRDIVKDGQNGRLLPCDNAETFAAALSGIAECDQQGRKRLIDQALETAAGFATERSVDQVEQLYETVVAARTGGEDGVLDRSLTFLEYEWNAWGAMARALGQAVFATP
- a CDS encoding DUF1444 family protein, whose amino-acid sequence is MGLLDRFFGPPTPERFARQVIDLLRSAGDPRTVQFDRENFQLRFYEDGENAGVANLTNFFAEHQQLPRKERSQHLKHIVRGLLTYLKEVPSDFEDARHDLRPIVRSRAYIELLRLQSQLEGHEGPSIPHELIGEHLCAALVYDLPESMQSVSAEQLESWGVTYYEAMEAARRNLAEVDVRVAQLGSSVFATATGDAYDASRLLMLDLIHQLDVRGAPVALVPNRDTLLIAGSDDDEGLGMIAELADSALEAPRPMNAFPVVLINDEWHTWEPAQDHPHYQRFRLLEIKSLGAEYADQKALLETIYRRDGEDVFVASYSAFQDEEERYVSYCVWGEGIDSLLPRADQVMFARREDESFIRGDWDLVQRVVGDLMVPTDAYPRRFRVREFPSEEQLSQIAAGPQ
- a CDS encoding DUF1499 domain-containing protein, whose protein sequence is MSEAPGKSRRLLWAGLLVVLVAVVAVAATTVASWRRPQLGAVEGRLRPCPDSPNCVSSFEDRPSHRTEPFEVHGDPKTAVSRLVRQIDAMPGTNVVEVTDDYAHIEFVTPVLRYVDDVELLHDGASEQIHVRSASRVGRSDLGANRRRVEIIRSQWKESLEAAAVD
- a CDS encoding DUF6807 domain-containing protein, yielding MMANLMTKRGCRSLRTGRLVLAWFTCLCGATIAEAAEPAPVEIVAGPHDRDDSLVIGRLPSKQRLVGLTVAKPSEPLVAQRIPDSDQYAWRLQRPLSAGETRQYRVTDLGQIELPDVTIDEDDEAIVVRIGERTVLQYNVATVQPPADLDPVYARSGFIHPLQSPAGRVVTAGFPKDHAHQHGIFSAWVRTEFEGRTLDFWNQRDRTGHVRHLSVDRVETGPVFAQFDVSLEHSDRSDPEQPRPVLKETWTVRVYHSAEPFLFDIVSTQTCIADSPLHVQEYHYGGMAFRGTTQWLDRPDAGFLTSDGHDRQAGNHTRPKWVAASGPVDGAHCTLAVLDHPANFRFPQPVRLHPSKPYFVFTPPSLGAFALSPGQPYVSRYRYVVHDGPPAADDYDRMWTDYGAPLIVRPVAGTPQE